The nucleotide sequence ACTTGAGAATGCCGCGCCGCACTTCGAAGATTTCCATGCCGGCGCGGTTGTCGGTCTGCCAACCCATCAGGCTGGACACCCACACGGCGTAGTTGGGCTTGATCGCTTCCAGCGGCTCGACCTTGTTGATGGAGCAGCAGAAGTCGGGGTTCTTGCTCCAGGTCTGGTCGTCCACCGTGAACTGGTGCTTCCAGTCCTCGGCCTTGATGTCGAACACTTCCAGTCCGTATTCCTTCGACAGCCGGTCCCGGTAGGTGATGGTCTCCAGGAAGTGGTAGCCGGTGTCGATGAACGCGATCTTCTGCCGCGGCTGAAAGCGGTGGATGATGTGCAGGAAGTACGCGGACGTGGCCGCGAACGAGGAGG is from Flagellatimonas centrodinii and encodes:
- a CDS encoding phosphoadenylyl-sulfate reductase, yielding MDTALATPPPAVTPEEPNSSGLSLAEIATLNARYKTMGFEERIQQFYRDFDVDKVLVTSSFAATSAYFLHIIHRFQPRQKIAFIDTGYHFLETITYRDRLSKEYGLEVFDIKAEDWKHQFTVDDQTWSKNPDFCCSINKVEPLEAIKPNYAVWVSSLMGWQTDNRAGMEIFEVRRGILKFNPMIDVTREQRDAYIREHDLPFHPLVAEGYNSIGCTHCTVKGEGRSGRWAGKPKTECGLHL